The genomic interval TTTGTTTTCAAGAGCCAGACTGGTGAACCTGAAGCTTCCACAAACGCAGAGCCCAGCCACAATCCAGAGCCCCCGCAGGCTGCTGGGGACGCCACAGCAGAGCGAGGGGGGGGCCTGCCTCAGCACGACAAGGTCTGTGAGCAGTAActatcacacacgcacgcacgcacgcacgcacacacgcacatacacacacatacgcacgcacacacacatacacgcacgcacgcacgcagatacacacgcacgcacatacatacatacacgcacgcatgcacatacacacacacacatgcacgcacacacgcacgcacacacacacacatacacacacagtgtaggGGGGCCTGCCTCAGCACGACAAGGTCTGTGAGCAGTAActatcacacacgcacacacacacacacacacacacacacacacacgcacacacatacacacacagtgtaggGGGGCCTGCCTCAACACGACAAGGTCTGTGAGCAGTAActatcacacacgcacacacacacacacacacacgcacatacacacacacacacacgcacgcacgcgcacgcacacatacacacacagagtgtggGGGGGCCTGACTCAGCACGACAAGGTCTGTGAGCAGTAActatcacacatacacacgcgcacgcacgcgcgcgcacgcacacacatacacacgcacacacgcacgcgcacgcacacatacacacacagagtgggGGGCCTGACTCAGCACAAGGCGGTTTGTGATAAAGTCTTACTGCTCCCCAGTGGATAGTATCTATCAGCCAGCATCAGTTTGTCACTGCTTTGAGTGCAAAGGCAGCACCCGAGCCCTGTGCCATCAGCCAATAGAATGGGGCTGAAAATGCTGGCCATGGTATTGGACAGCAGAACAGggtatttgtcatttttctctagaagaaaaatgtactatttttaaaaatcactggaGAAGGGAAGTGACTGGTCATTAGGGGTGAAAtaacccctcctcctctgtgagGTTTCACTTCCTGGTCATAGCACAGTACAATAGAGATGCCCATCCTAACAGTGAAGATCCTCGTCTTGAGGCTGCATCTTGGCTTCCTTACTCTTGGCTGTCTGTGTTTAGCATTTGCTTTAATACAGGACATGTTTACAGGATAGATTAGCATGGCTGACACTATGGTTAATTTATGTGTTATTTCCTGTTGTTACTACTGGAAATATAGTGAATGCAGTTATGCGCATAGCTTTTTGTGAATCTGTGGGTAAGACCATGAGCTGAATGCACTGTGGTTTTGGGAGAGTGTCTGAAGCGAGTGCTTGGTGCCCCGCAGAGCTCTCACTCTGGCCTGAAGCAGATCACGGTGGAGGAGCTGTTCGGCAGCTCTGTGCCGAAGGAGCCAGCGGCGGTGGGGCTGCCGGGCCAGAGCGGCTCGGAGAAGGGCCCGGCGGAGGGCTTCCTGCTCGGACACAGCGCCGCCCCGCCCTTCCCCTTCGAACCCTCGCTGCTGCCCCGCCTCAACACCGACCCCGGGGGGGACCGCTCGGCCGACCGGCACCTGGCCCCCGCGCTGGTCCCCCTGCCGGACGTGAAGGGCGTCCCCGGCTATGCCCTGCACCCCAGCCCGGTGTTCCACGCCccacccgcctcccccctcctggCGGGCCAGTCTGGGGCCGAATCCCAGGCCCCGCCTGCCCAGGCCCCACGCTGCCCCCCCAACGGGCCCTCCTACGGAGCCCAGAACCTTCTGAGCCAGCTCCAGCCCGACCCGctgccgccgcccgccgccctcGCCAAGCCCGCCCTCGCGCCCAACTTCCTGCCTGCTCAGCTGGCCACGCCCGAGTCCTTCAAAGAGCCCATTAAACCTGCGGCCTATAGCGCCCTCCCTCCAGCGCCCATTCAGGTACATGCAATTCGGTTTCATGCATTTTACAGCCTCCGTTTCGCACCGCGATACACGGCCACCGTCTTGTCTGTGAACATATGGAGCCTTCTGAAGATGAAGAAATtccattttttgtgtttgaattttgagattgaaaaatgtttatctttaaatctttttcttgccattATAAGTCCATTATAAAATCATTGATTTACAAATTCCCTTAAATTCTATTTAAAGGTCTGTAGAATTTCAGTGTTTAACATTGCTGCTCTGTACAGCTCTCTGCTCCCCTCTACTGGATAAAGTGATTACTAAAATTTTGAAATCCACTTGCATatattacacatttacattgaGAAATGTAACATAGATGATTTATAATGCTAGACTAACACAGTCCCATTATTTAATACTGGTGGGAATTGTTTGCCTGAGCCAGTTTGACACTTAAGGTCACAGGTATTGTTTTGGTGAACATGTGATCTTTTTCTCCACTGCCCTTAAGATGGTGCCGTTGAAGGCGGGGCCTGCAGTGTCACGGGCGGAGCCTTCGGTACTGCTCTCACCCAGTGTGTTCCAGCATTCCGTTACCAAGACGCCCGAGCTGGATAGGAagcctgcccctccctctccctcctccctggcAGGAACAGAGCCACCCTCCCCTTTCAACAGGCTCCAGCTCCAGGACACACTCATCCACCTCATCAAggtacagcactgaccatctctGTCCTCATCAGGGTACAGAACTGACCCTCTCAGTCCTCATCAGAGTACAGCACTGACCCTCTCAGTCCTCATCAGAGTACAGCACTGACCCTCTCAGTCCTAATCAGGGTACAGCACTGACCCTCTCAGTCCTCATCAGGGTACAGAACTGACCCTCTCAGTCCTCATCAGAGTACAGCACTGACCCTCTCAGTCCTCATCAGAGTACAGAACTGACCCTCTCAGTCCTAATCAGGGTACAGAACTgaccctctcagtctctcagtacGCTGACCTCCAGTCTCATCAGAGTACAGCACTGACCCTCTCAGTCCTCATCAGAGTACAGCACTGACCCTCTCAGTCCTAATCAGGTCAAGCCTCTCAGTCTCATCAGGGTACATACTGACCCTCAGTCTCATCGAGTACAGCATGACCCTCAGTCCATCAGAGTAAGCACTGACCCTCACATCAGGTACAGCATGACCCTCTCAGTCTCATCAGGGTAAACTGCCTCTCAGTCCTCATCGGTACAGCACGCCTCTCAGTCCTCATCGagtacagcactgaccatctctGTCCTCATCAGGACAGACTGACCCTTCAGTCTAATCAGGTACGAACTGACCCTCTAGTCTCATCAGGTTCACACTGACCTAAAGCTTAGTATACTGTAGAGTGAAAATCTTTTTCTTGCCAAAAGTCCATTataacatcatcatcattaattTACAAATGTACTTAAATTCTATTTAAAAGCCTGTGGAAATTCAGCGTGtacaaaatttgtttttaccaGTAATTtcctctatatatatatattaataggTTTTTCCTGTCTTGTAGAATGATTCCAGCTTCCTCAATGCCATTCACGAAGCCTATCTACAGAGCCTTTCCAAGGACCTGAACAACATGAAGCTATAGCCATCAGGACAGAACGAGCCAcgtctcacacgcacacaaacacattcgtGCTTATTCTCAGTACCGAAGCACTCAGAGTGCACCCTCCAGGTAAAGGAACCCATATATGAGACCATACAAgcagcaggtacacacacacagcaccttgTGTTTCACGCCGGCCCTGCCTGGTGAACACCGCGGTTTGAGGTACACCACCTCTCCTCACCCTCCAGGTTTCTCTTTTCCGGATTTTTCTGTGAAGGATCAAACGAGCACACACTACACGCGACTGTGAACACGAGCTTCTCTTTATGTGTGCTGTCGTCATTAGCTTTGCGCAACTCGTACCGTGAGAGCGATTCATTTTAGAGGATTCTTTCCAGAAAAAAGCTCTGTCTGAGGAGGACTcgagtgcatttt from Anguilla rostrata isolate EN2019 chromosome 11, ASM1855537v3, whole genome shotgun sequence carries:
- the dcp1a gene encoding mRNA-decapping enzyme 1A isoform X2 codes for the protein MEAISKAGHHMSLAALQQHDPYINRIVDVTGQVALYTFNSKANEWEKTDIEGTLFVYTRSASPYHGFTIMNRLNMKNLVEPINKDLEFQLQDPFLLYRNSNLAIYSIWFYDKSDCQRIAQLMARVVKQEALQAQQAPPDRSTPSRTNGCVDERPIDILELLSKAKEEYQRVRPGSTQQPSAHLPHSTAPFTSQTGEPEASTNAEPSHNPEPPQAAGDATAERGGGLPQHDKSSHSGLKQITVEELFGSSVPKEPAAVGLPGQSGSEKGPAEGFLLGHSAAPPFPFEPSLLPRLNTDPGGDRSADRHLAPALVPLPDVKGVPGYALHPSPVFHAPPASPLLAGQSGAESQAPPAQAPRCPPNGPSYGAQNLLSQLQPDPLPPPAALAKPALAPNFLPAQLATPESFKEPIKPAAYSALPPAPIQMVPLKAGPAVSRAEPSVLLSPSVFQHSVTKTPELDRKPAPPSPSSLAGTEPPSPFNRLQLQDTLIHLIKNDSSFLNAIHEAYLQSLSKDLNNMKL
- the dcp1a gene encoding mRNA-decapping enzyme 1A isoform X1, encoding MEAISKAGHHMSLAALQQHDPYINRIVDVTGQVALYTFNSKANEWEKTDIEGTLFVYTRSASPYHGFTIMNRLNMKNLVEPINKDLEFQLQDPFLLYRNSNLAIYSIWFYDKSDCQRIAQLMARVVKQEALQAQQAPPDRSTPSRTNGCVDERPIDILELLSKAKEEYQRSQTGEPEASTNAEPSHNPEPPQAAGDATAERGGGLPQHDKSSHSGLKQITVEELFGSSVPKEPAAVGLPGQSGSEKGPAEGFLLGHSAAPPFPFEPSLLPRLNTDPGGDRSADRHLAPALVPLPDVKGVPGYALHPSPVFHAPPASPLLAGQSGAESQAPPAQAPRCPPNGPSYGAQNLLSQLQPDPLPPPAALAKPALAPNFLPAQLATPESFKEPIKPAAYSALPPAPIQMVPLKAGPAVSRAEPSVLLSPSVFQHSVTKTPELDRKPAPPSPSSLAGTEPPSPFNRLQLQDTLIHLIKNDSSFLNAIHEAYLQSLSKDLNNMKL